The following coding sequences are from one Osmia bicornis bicornis chromosome 2, iOsmBic2.1, whole genome shotgun sequence window:
- the LOC114883071 gene encoding F-box/LRR-repeat protein 4 isoform X1, with the protein MISHDEIKIEVVPISGKRIDEKEETVTFVEQFVKDVCDFSSQYGSNISISYTAYNIAGNPSKFPDYGDFPQAFVMRTYGQWWNKAPSRLTDYMPQNNVDVVSQDYIDLEYYQEVYPIRISVYETYNPGSVVGIWAQNSEGKWFQLWSGFPQVVPHKPRIFSPYLQSCNFKTKMIRLEFNHNLLDYYTELDAVLLIGTSELIVPNNLYHQNLNDLSQELGYLKQSNDDIYNLTPDYLKANQDLAVIKKILPKHCRLLKSKIIDNISKGKLISKIGQHYQSVPPIEEAFNSLQQFLQEDFPKLIKDINHSISNTLNEQSNSTKERFLLPLNDSDNQPCGSFSTLPDETVLKILKNLDLKSLCRLCRVNRHFNNIARDALLYTSLNLKPYWHCLDTSALNCLALRCHYLQRLDLSWCGNYNMIKYKDFTDFLHTSGTLLTHLRLNCCQFVNDEVIFEISKVCKNLKELCLRNCMGVTNEGFSNLENLKLLERLELYRTSVETSTLCSILKKNTQMRHLNLAGMHDRLNIDEIAVELGNSCPYLESVDFWKAQTLTPHGVKALSHCTNLREVDFGWCGGMGAPGDSLRALLFSCRYLEKVFLAALRGLTDRDLEPLLLCQRLQQLDLLGARSLTPEICYGFLLFCPRLEMIDLSFCEGINDFIIQEWRQQYPRVSIKRSFQVTSSDML; encoded by the exons ATGATATCTCATGACGAGATAAAAATAGAAGTAGTACCGATAAGTGGAAAAAGAAttgatgaaaaagaagaaactgtAACATTTGTAGAACAATTTGTGAAAGATGTGTGCGATTTTAGTTCCCAGTATGGAAGTAATATCAGTATTTCATATACAGCTTACAATATTGCTGGGAATCCTAGCAAATTTCCAGACTATGGAGATTTTCCTCAAGCTTTTGTTATG AGAACATATGGACAATGGTGGAACAAAGCACCTTCAAGATTAACAGATTATATGCCACAGAATAATGTGGATGTTGTAAGTCAAGATTACATAG ATCTAGAATATTACCAGGAGGTATATCCAATTAGAATATCGGTATATGAAACTTACAATCCTGGAAGTGTAGTTGGAATTTGGGCTCAAAATTCAGAAGGcaaatggtttcaattatggAGTGGATTTCCTCAAGTTGTACCACACAAGCCAAGAATATTTTCTCCATATTTGCAATCatgtaattttaaaacaaaaatgatAAGACTGGAATTTAATCACAATTTATTAGACTATTACACTGAATTAGATGCTGTGTTACTTATTGGAACATCAGAATTAATTGTACCTAACAACTTATATcatcaaaatttaaatgatCTCTCACAAGAATTGGGCTACCTTAAACAAAGTAATGATGACATTTATAATCTAACACCAGATTATTTAAAAGCAAATCAGGATTTAgcagttattaaaaaaattcttcctAAACATTGTAGACTTTTAAAAag CAAAATTATAGATAATATTTCCAAGGGTAAATTAATATCTAAAATAGGACAGCATTATCAATCTGTTCCTCCAATAGAAGAAGCCTTTAATAGTTTGCAACAGTTCTTACAAGAAGATTTTCCTAAACTTATTAAAGACATCAATCATTCAATATCAAACACATTAAATGAACAAAGTAACTCTACTAAGGAAAGGTTTTTGTTACCTTTAAATGATTCAGACAATCAGCCGTGTGGTAGTTTTTCAACACTTCCA gATGAAACAGtactaaaaatattaaaaaatttggaCTTAAAATCATTATGTCGTTTATGCAGAGTAAATAGACACTTTAATAATATTGCAAGAGATGCTTTACTGTATACAAGCCTCAATTTGAAACCTTATTGGCACTGTTTAGATACATCTGCATTAAATTGTTTAGCACTTAGGTGTCACTATTTGCAACGGCTAGATCTTTCATGGTGTGGAAATTATAATATGATTAAGTATAAAGATTTTACCGATTTCCTTCACACATCTGGAACTCTTTTGACACACTTGAGATTAAATTGTTGTCAGTTTGTGAATGATGAAGttatctttgaaatttcaaaagtcTGTAAGAACTTAAAAG AGTTGTGTTTACGGAATTGTATGGGCGTAACAAATGAAGGATTTTcaaatcttgaaaatttgaaGTTGCTGGAGCGCTTAGAACTTTATAGGACATCTGTTGAAACTTCTACACTGTGttctattttaaagaaaaacaccCAAATGAGACATTTAAATTTAGCAGGAATGCATGATCGTTTAAATATAGATGAAATTGCGGTTGAATTAGGAAATTCTTGCCCATATTTGGAGAGTGTAGATTTCTGGAAAGCACAAACTTTAACTCCACATGGAGTTAAAGCTCTTTCTCATTGCACTAATCTCCGAGAAGTGGATTTTGGATGGTG TGGTGGAATGGGTGCTCCCGGTGATTCCTTACGAGCATTATTGTTTTCATGTCGGTACTTGGAAAAAGTATTTTTAGCAGCTCTTAGAGGATTAACCGATCGTGATTTAGAACCACTTTTACTATGTCAACGACTCCAGCAATTGGACCTATTAGGAGCTCGTTCTCTTACACCTGAAATATGTTACGggtttttgttattttgtcCAAGATTGGAAATGATTGATCTCAGTTTTTGCGAAGGTATTAACGATTTTATAATACAAGAATGGCGGCAACAATATCCACGCGTCTCTATTAAAAGGAGTTTCCAAGTAACCAGTTCTGATATGCTGTAA
- the LOC114883071 gene encoding F-box/LRR-repeat protein 4 isoform X3, translating into MYICMYRTYGQWWNKAPSRLTDYMPQNNVDVVSQDYIDLEYYQEVYPIRISVYETYNPGSVVGIWAQNSEGKWFQLWSGFPQVVPHKPRIFSPYLQSCNFKTKMIRLEFNHNLLDYYTELDAVLLIGTSELIVPNNLYHQNLNDLSQELGYLKQSNDDIYNLTPDYLKANQDLAVIKKILPKHCRLLKSKIIDNISKGKLISKIGQHYQSVPPIEEAFNSLQQFLQEDFPKLIKDINHSISNTLNEQSNSTKERFLLPLNDSDNQPCGSFSTLPDETVLKILKNLDLKSLCRLCRVNRHFNNIARDALLYTSLNLKPYWHCLDTSALNCLALRCHYLQRLDLSWCGNYNMIKYKDFTDFLHTSGTLLTHLRLNCCQFVNDEVIFEISKVCKNLKELCLRNCMGVTNEGFSNLENLKLLERLELYRTSVETSTLCSILKKNTQMRHLNLAGMHDRLNIDEIAVELGNSCPYLESVDFWKAQTLTPHGVKALSHCTNLREVDFGWCGGMGAPGDSLRALLFSCRYLEKVFLAALRGLTDRDLEPLLLCQRLQQLDLLGARSLTPEICYGFLLFCPRLEMIDLSFCEGINDFIIQEWRQQYPRVSIKRSFQVTSSDML; encoded by the exons atgtatatatgtatgtat AGAACATATGGACAATGGTGGAACAAAGCACCTTCAAGATTAACAGATTATATGCCACAGAATAATGTGGATGTTGTAAGTCAAGATTACATAG ATCTAGAATATTACCAGGAGGTATATCCAATTAGAATATCGGTATATGAAACTTACAATCCTGGAAGTGTAGTTGGAATTTGGGCTCAAAATTCAGAAGGcaaatggtttcaattatggAGTGGATTTCCTCAAGTTGTACCACACAAGCCAAGAATATTTTCTCCATATTTGCAATCatgtaattttaaaacaaaaatgatAAGACTGGAATTTAATCACAATTTATTAGACTATTACACTGAATTAGATGCTGTGTTACTTATTGGAACATCAGAATTAATTGTACCTAACAACTTATATcatcaaaatttaaatgatCTCTCACAAGAATTGGGCTACCTTAAACAAAGTAATGATGACATTTATAATCTAACACCAGATTATTTAAAAGCAAATCAGGATTTAgcagttattaaaaaaattcttcctAAACATTGTAGACTTTTAAAAag CAAAATTATAGATAATATTTCCAAGGGTAAATTAATATCTAAAATAGGACAGCATTATCAATCTGTTCCTCCAATAGAAGAAGCCTTTAATAGTTTGCAACAGTTCTTACAAGAAGATTTTCCTAAACTTATTAAAGACATCAATCATTCAATATCAAACACATTAAATGAACAAAGTAACTCTACTAAGGAAAGGTTTTTGTTACCTTTAAATGATTCAGACAATCAGCCGTGTGGTAGTTTTTCAACACTTCCA gATGAAACAGtactaaaaatattaaaaaatttggaCTTAAAATCATTATGTCGTTTATGCAGAGTAAATAGACACTTTAATAATATTGCAAGAGATGCTTTACTGTATACAAGCCTCAATTTGAAACCTTATTGGCACTGTTTAGATACATCTGCATTAAATTGTTTAGCACTTAGGTGTCACTATTTGCAACGGCTAGATCTTTCATGGTGTGGAAATTATAATATGATTAAGTATAAAGATTTTACCGATTTCCTTCACACATCTGGAACTCTTTTGACACACTTGAGATTAAATTGTTGTCAGTTTGTGAATGATGAAGttatctttgaaatttcaaaagtcTGTAAGAACTTAAAAG AGTTGTGTTTACGGAATTGTATGGGCGTAACAAATGAAGGATTTTcaaatcttgaaaatttgaaGTTGCTGGAGCGCTTAGAACTTTATAGGACATCTGTTGAAACTTCTACACTGTGttctattttaaagaaaaacaccCAAATGAGACATTTAAATTTAGCAGGAATGCATGATCGTTTAAATATAGATGAAATTGCGGTTGAATTAGGAAATTCTTGCCCATATTTGGAGAGTGTAGATTTCTGGAAAGCACAAACTTTAACTCCACATGGAGTTAAAGCTCTTTCTCATTGCACTAATCTCCGAGAAGTGGATTTTGGATGGTG TGGTGGAATGGGTGCTCCCGGTGATTCCTTACGAGCATTATTGTTTTCATGTCGGTACTTGGAAAAAGTATTTTTAGCAGCTCTTAGAGGATTAACCGATCGTGATTTAGAACCACTTTTACTATGTCAACGACTCCAGCAATTGGACCTATTAGGAGCTCGTTCTCTTACACCTGAAATATGTTACGggtttttgttattttgtcCAAGATTGGAAATGATTGATCTCAGTTTTTGCGAAGGTATTAACGATTTTATAATACAAGAATGGCGGCAACAATATCCACGCGTCTCTATTAAAAGGAGTTTCCAAGTAACCAGTTCTGATATGCTGTAA
- the LOC114883071 gene encoding F-box/LRR-repeat protein 4 isoform X2 has translation MISHDEIKIEVVPISGKRIDEKEETVTFVEQFVKDVCDFSSQYGSNISISYTAYNIAGNPSKFPDYGDFPQAFVMRTYGQWWNKAPSRLTDYMPQNNVDVVSQDYIDLEYYQEVYPIRISVYETYNPGSVVGIWAQNSEGKWFQLWSGFPQVVPHKPRIFSPYLQSYAVLLIGTSELIVPNNLYHQNLNDLSQELGYLKQSNDDIYNLTPDYLKANQDLAVIKKILPKHCRLLKSKIIDNISKGKLISKIGQHYQSVPPIEEAFNSLQQFLQEDFPKLIKDINHSISNTLNEQSNSTKERFLLPLNDSDNQPCGSFSTLPDETVLKILKNLDLKSLCRLCRVNRHFNNIARDALLYTSLNLKPYWHCLDTSALNCLALRCHYLQRLDLSWCGNYNMIKYKDFTDFLHTSGTLLTHLRLNCCQFVNDEVIFEISKVCKNLKELCLRNCMGVTNEGFSNLENLKLLERLELYRTSVETSTLCSILKKNTQMRHLNLAGMHDRLNIDEIAVELGNSCPYLESVDFWKAQTLTPHGVKALSHCTNLREVDFGWCGGMGAPGDSLRALLFSCRYLEKVFLAALRGLTDRDLEPLLLCQRLQQLDLLGARSLTPEICYGFLLFCPRLEMIDLSFCEGINDFIIQEWRQQYPRVSIKRSFQVTSSDML, from the exons ATGATATCTCATGACGAGATAAAAATAGAAGTAGTACCGATAAGTGGAAAAAGAAttgatgaaaaagaagaaactgtAACATTTGTAGAACAATTTGTGAAAGATGTGTGCGATTTTAGTTCCCAGTATGGAAGTAATATCAGTATTTCATATACAGCTTACAATATTGCTGGGAATCCTAGCAAATTTCCAGACTATGGAGATTTTCCTCAAGCTTTTGTTATG AGAACATATGGACAATGGTGGAACAAAGCACCTTCAAGATTAACAGATTATATGCCACAGAATAATGTGGATGTTGTAAGTCAAGATTACATAG ATCTAGAATATTACCAGGAGGTATATCCAATTAGAATATCGGTATATGAAACTTACAATCCTGGAAGTGTAGTTGGAATTTGGGCTCAAAATTCAGAAGGcaaatggtttcaattatggAGTGGATTTCCTCAAGTTGTACCACACAAGCCAAGAATATTTTCTCCATATTTGCAATCat ATGCTGTGTTACTTATTGGAACATCAGAATTAATTGTACCTAACAACTTATATcatcaaaatttaaatgatCTCTCACAAGAATTGGGCTACCTTAAACAAAGTAATGATGACATTTATAATCTAACACCAGATTATTTAAAAGCAAATCAGGATTTAgcagttattaaaaaaattcttcctAAACATTGTAGACTTTTAAAAag CAAAATTATAGATAATATTTCCAAGGGTAAATTAATATCTAAAATAGGACAGCATTATCAATCTGTTCCTCCAATAGAAGAAGCCTTTAATAGTTTGCAACAGTTCTTACAAGAAGATTTTCCTAAACTTATTAAAGACATCAATCATTCAATATCAAACACATTAAATGAACAAAGTAACTCTACTAAGGAAAGGTTTTTGTTACCTTTAAATGATTCAGACAATCAGCCGTGTGGTAGTTTTTCAACACTTCCA gATGAAACAGtactaaaaatattaaaaaatttggaCTTAAAATCATTATGTCGTTTATGCAGAGTAAATAGACACTTTAATAATATTGCAAGAGATGCTTTACTGTATACAAGCCTCAATTTGAAACCTTATTGGCACTGTTTAGATACATCTGCATTAAATTGTTTAGCACTTAGGTGTCACTATTTGCAACGGCTAGATCTTTCATGGTGTGGAAATTATAATATGATTAAGTATAAAGATTTTACCGATTTCCTTCACACATCTGGAACTCTTTTGACACACTTGAGATTAAATTGTTGTCAGTTTGTGAATGATGAAGttatctttgaaatttcaaaagtcTGTAAGAACTTAAAAG AGTTGTGTTTACGGAATTGTATGGGCGTAACAAATGAAGGATTTTcaaatcttgaaaatttgaaGTTGCTGGAGCGCTTAGAACTTTATAGGACATCTGTTGAAACTTCTACACTGTGttctattttaaagaaaaacaccCAAATGAGACATTTAAATTTAGCAGGAATGCATGATCGTTTAAATATAGATGAAATTGCGGTTGAATTAGGAAATTCTTGCCCATATTTGGAGAGTGTAGATTTCTGGAAAGCACAAACTTTAACTCCACATGGAGTTAAAGCTCTTTCTCATTGCACTAATCTCCGAGAAGTGGATTTTGGATGGTG TGGTGGAATGGGTGCTCCCGGTGATTCCTTACGAGCATTATTGTTTTCATGTCGGTACTTGGAAAAAGTATTTTTAGCAGCTCTTAGAGGATTAACCGATCGTGATTTAGAACCACTTTTACTATGTCAACGACTCCAGCAATTGGACCTATTAGGAGCTCGTTCTCTTACACCTGAAATATGTTACGggtttttgttattttgtcCAAGATTGGAAATGATTGATCTCAGTTTTTGCGAAGGTATTAACGATTTTATAATACAAGAATGGCGGCAACAATATCCACGCGTCTCTATTAAAAGGAGTTTCCAAGTAACCAGTTCTGATATGCTGTAA
- the LOC114883064 gene encoding mitochondrial ribonuclease P protein 1 homolog → MIFKMYNRVFQCYVTATAKLYCNGVVYPLNYKFQFSAQNHALLARAYCTNKSLKIVQDYEEMYEKQLNEKLKDPNFAAKYNKCKLEVEDYRSRLFRIPEVIKPYDWLVLLETDFKGQRRTYLEYRWKTEMKQSNDIKRREIKKKRIEKKREETGPSKYSLSHNTLFYRIRDQAINHFYNGRLMSAMLHSPPIVLDFSYDQYMSPSERQLCAKQLLLTFSENRVHDDPCNLYFCNVNRQSITMQKLHITIPTMYDPDFPLNITSKSYLEIFDKSRLVYLTPDSNQIMTHYDPNSVYIIGALVDKVNNQPCSAQKARREGIKMVRLPLAEKLQWGIGSTKTLPLNHMLSILLDLKYTNDWNIALQHIPRRKLKEEREKAVLNKFKKRQELIESLIKSN, encoded by the exons atgatttttaaaatgtataataGAGTTTTTCAGTGTTACGTTACTGCTACAGCAAAATTATATTGTAATGGTGTTGTTTATccattaaattataaatttcaattttctgcacaaaaccatgcattactagcACGAGCCTATTGTACTAATAAGTCTCTAAAGATTGTCCAAGACTATGAAGAAATGTatgaaaaacaattaaatgaaAAGCTAAAAGATCCAAATTTTGCAGCAAAGTATAACAAATGTAAATTAGAAGTGGAAGATTATCGTTCTCGATTATTCAGAATACCTGAAGTCATAAAACCCTATGACTGGTTAGTCTTGCTTGAAACAGACTTTAAGGGACAAAGAAG GACATATCTGGAATATCGTTGGAAAACAGAAATGAAACAATCTAATGATATTAAGAGaagggaaataaaaaagaaaagaatagagaaaaaaagagaggagaCAGGTCCAAGTAAATATAGCCTAAGTCACAATACATTATTTTATCGTATACGTGATCAAGCAATCAACCATTTTTATAATGGTAGATTAATGAGCGCTATGTTGCATTCACCACCAATAGTGCTTGATTTTTCGTATGATCAATACATGTCACCATCTGAAAGGCAACTTTGTGCAAAACAATTATTACTTACATTCTCAGAGAATCGAGTACACGATGATCCTTGTAACCTTTATTTTTGTAATGTCAATAGACAAAGCATAACTATGCAAAAATTGCATATAACGATACCAACAATGTATGACCCAGATTTTCCACTAAATATCACTTCAAAATcttatttagaaatatttgataaatccAGATTAGTATATCTTACACCAGATTCTAATCAGATTATGACACACTATGATCCTAATTCTGTGTACATAATTGGTGCATTGGTAGATAAG GTCAATAATCAACCATGTTCAGCTCAAAAAGCTAGAAGAGAAGGTATTAAAATGGTTAGATTACCTTTAGCTGAAAAGTTACAGTGGGGCATAGGATCTACAAAAACCCTTCCTCTTAATCATATGCTTAGTATATTGTTAGacttaaaatatacaaatgaTTGGAATATAGCATTACAACATATACCTAGGAGAAAGcttaaagaagaaagagaaaaggctgttttaaataaatttaaaaagagaCAAGAATTGATAGAATCCCTAATAAAGAGTAATTAA
- the LOC114883074 gene encoding peroxiredoxin-6 isoform X1, with amino-acid sequence MVLLGETFPNFVAETQIGQINFHDWLGDSWGILFSHPNDFTPVCTTELARVVKLIPEFEQLGVKVIALSCNSVDSHRKWIEDIKAFAQVTDKEFPYPIIEDETRKLATLLGMLDPAEVDSKGIPLTARAVFIIDPAKKMRLSILYPATTGRSFDEILRVIKSLQLTEKHKVATPVDWKNGDHVMIQPTVSDEEAKKLYDNIEILTLPSGKNYLRMVPQPTI; translated from the exons atGGTTTTGTTAGGTGAAACTTTTCCAAATTTTGTGGCAGAGACGCAAATTggtcaaattaattttcatgattggtTAGGTGACTC atGGGGAATACTGTTTTCTCATCCAAATGATTTTACGCCAGTATGTACGACGGAATTAGCTAGAGTAGTAAAATTAATACCGGAATTTGAACAACTAGGAGTAAAAGTTATTGCATTATCATGTAATTCAGTCGATTCTCATCGCAAATGGATAGAA gaTATAAAGGCTTTTGCTCAAGTAACTGATAAAGAATTTCCATATCCGATAATAGAAGATGAAACACGAAAACTCGCAACCCTATTAGGAATGTTAGATCCTGCAGAAGTTGATAGCAAGGGTATACCTTTGACTGCAAGAGCGGTATTTATTATTGATCCTGCTAAAAAAATGCGACTATCAATTTTATACCCTGCAACCACTGGAAGAAGTTTTGA TGAAATTCTACGTGTGATTAAATCGCTGCAGTTGACGGAAAAGCATAAAGTAGCAACTCCCGTTGATTGGAAG AACGGAGACCATGTCATGATTCAACCTACTGTTTCCGATGAAGAAGCTAAAAAACTGTACgataatattgaaattctaactTTACCATCaggaaaaaattatttgcGTATGGTTCCTCAGCCGACTATATAA
- the LOC114883074 gene encoding peroxiredoxin-6 isoform X2, giving the protein MLDPAEVDSKGIPLTARAVFIIDPAKKMRLSILYPATTGRSFDEILRVIKSLQLTEKHKVATPVDWKNGDHVMIQPTVSDEEAKKLYDNIEILTLPSGKNYLRMVPQPTI; this is encoded by the exons ATGTTAGATCCTGCAGAAGTTGATAGCAAGGGTATACCTTTGACTGCAAGAGCGGTATTTATTATTGATCCTGCTAAAAAAATGCGACTATCAATTTTATACCCTGCAACCACTGGAAGAAGTTTTGA TGAAATTCTACGTGTGATTAAATCGCTGCAGTTGACGGAAAAGCATAAAGTAGCAACTCCCGTTGATTGGAAG AACGGAGACCATGTCATGATTCAACCTACTGTTTCCGATGAAGAAGCTAAAAAACTGTACgataatattgaaattctaactTTACCATCaggaaaaaattatttgcGTATGGTTCCTCAGCCGACTATATAA